One stretch of Eggerthella lenta DSM 2243 DNA includes these proteins:
- a CDS encoding MBL fold metallo-hydrolase, which yields MTNKVKGTCVPVEYLVLGMLENNVYIISDGKATIVVDPTCKPDEIIKAAGGSVDAIILTHRHSDHVGAAKELRDKTGATVIASAIDAPIISGEKKLPRDDMRFTPCPVDHVVNDGDILKIGDMPWKVILTPGHTEGGICLFIDPRFGTNPEGAPVLISGDTLFCGSIGRTDFQGGDMNAMRRSLKRLAVLPDETVVLPGHNSTTKIGNERKRVFAYYA from the coding sequence ATGACCAATAAGGTGAAGGGCACGTGCGTGCCCGTCGAGTACCTCGTGCTCGGCATGCTGGAGAACAACGTGTACATCATTTCCGACGGCAAGGCCACCATCGTGGTGGATCCCACGTGCAAGCCCGACGAGATCATCAAGGCGGCGGGGGGCTCGGTCGACGCCATCATCCTCACGCATCGCCATTCGGACCACGTGGGCGCTGCGAAGGAGCTGCGCGACAAGACCGGCGCCACGGTCATCGCCTCGGCCATCGACGCGCCCATCATTTCGGGCGAGAAGAAGCTGCCGCGCGACGACATGCGCTTCACGCCGTGCCCGGTGGATCATGTAGTGAACGACGGCGACATTCTCAAGATCGGCGACATGCCGTGGAAGGTGATCCTGACGCCGGGTCACACCGAGGGCGGTATCTGCCTGTTCATCGACCCGCGCTTCGGCACGAACCCTGAAGGCGCGCCGGTGCTGATTTCGGGCGACACGCTGTTCTGCGGCTCCATTGGCCGTACGGATTTCCAGGGAGGCGACATGAACGCTATGCGCCGCTCGCTGAAGCGCCTGGCCGTGCTGCCCGACGAGACGGTGGTCCTGCCCGGCCACAACAGCACCACCAAGATCGGCAACGAACGCAAAAGGGTGTTCGCTTACTACGCGTAG
- a CDS encoding trimeric intracellular cation channel family protein — protein sequence MLDVALTIPFWLELAAALTGGLSGAMSAVRARYDIFGVACIAIITGLAGGIMRDILLQNYGIYAFQKPTLIIACAIAGVVVFYFGKLATYLDPIVDLLDNLSVALWAVISVSKSLSAGLDIIPSIILGTITAVGGGILRDICMNREPEAFQAGALYGSAALVGCIVYALMSQNHILDNYAALSCVVLVLGLRYASLFFGWRTKPPRDYSDVVTRAVSKPVRSVANRVRPPKGKVERDKERHGYEKLRAFWARMNGEYVAERSKDDKLAASDSQAARSSAGTAAASDPSDRIIVDREELHRIMGGEEEKPRDPFEPRS from the coding sequence ATGCTGGACGTCGCCCTCACCATCCCCTTCTGGCTGGAGCTTGCCGCTGCGCTGACCGGCGGTTTGTCCGGCGCCATGAGCGCAGTGCGCGCACGCTACGATATATTCGGCGTGGCGTGCATCGCCATTATCACCGGTTTGGCCGGCGGCATCATGCGCGACATCCTGCTGCAGAACTACGGTATCTACGCGTTCCAGAAGCCTACGCTGATCATCGCCTGCGCCATCGCGGGCGTGGTGGTGTTCTACTTCGGTAAGCTGGCCACCTATCTCGACCCCATCGTCGACTTGCTGGACAACCTGTCGGTAGCGCTGTGGGCCGTGATCAGCGTGAGCAAGAGCCTGTCGGCGGGGCTCGACATCATCCCGTCCATCATCCTGGGCACCATCACCGCCGTGGGCGGCGGCATCCTGCGCGACATCTGCATGAACCGCGAGCCCGAGGCGTTCCAGGCCGGCGCACTGTACGGCAGCGCCGCGCTGGTGGGCTGCATCGTGTACGCGTTGATGAGCCAGAACCACATCCTGGACAACTACGCCGCGCTGTCCTGCGTGGTGCTGGTGCTGGGGCTGCGCTACGCGTCGCTGTTCTTCGGCTGGCGCACGAAGCCGCCGCGCGACTACTCCGACGTGGTGACCCGCGCGGTATCGAAGCCGGTACGCTCGGTGGCGAATCGCGTGCGGCCGCCCAAGGGCAAGGTGGAGCGCGACAAGGAGCGGCACGGTTACGAGAAGCTGCGTGCGTTCTGGGCGCGCATGAACGGCGAGTACGTGGCCGAGCGCAGCAAGGACGACAAGCTTGCCGCATCCGACTCGCAAGCGGCCAGATCGTCGGCCGGCACCGCCGCAGCCAGCGACCCCAGCGACCGCATCATCGTGGACCGCGAGGAGCTCCACCGCATCATGGGCGGCGAGGAAGAGAAACCTCGCGACCCCTTCGAGCCAAGAAGCTAA
- a CDS encoding inorganic phosphate transporter yields the protein MTIEWASFIAGLASNPILVVVTLLNIGVIVVNGATDAPNAIATVVSTRAMKPKPAIVMAAVCNFLGLLVVSLFTAAVAHTIFNMVDFGGDSQQSLIALMAAMVAIIVWGTVAWYFGIPTSQSHSLIAGLTGAAIALQGSFDAINGAEWIKVVYGILLSTLLGFFLGWLNSKALGRVCRNMDRKKTSRFFRWAQVASGAGVAFMHGAQDGQKFMSIFVLAITLATGVGQADQMILPIWLMFFCALNMGLGTAVGGERIIKSVGLDMVKLEPFQGFAASVATFFCLMLSTFAGLPVSTTHTNTTAIMGVGAAKRKSAVKWGIAIDMVKTWVLTFPGCGLLGFAFAHLFLMFS from the coding sequence GTGACCATAGAGTGGGCTTCGTTCATCGCTGGGCTCGCGTCCAACCCGATCCTCGTGGTTGTGACCCTGCTCAACATCGGCGTCATCGTCGTGAATGGGGCGACGGACGCTCCGAACGCGATCGCAACCGTCGTATCGACAAGGGCTATGAAGCCGAAGCCCGCCATCGTCATGGCGGCTGTCTGCAACTTCCTGGGGCTGCTGGTGGTTTCTCTGTTTACCGCCGCCGTCGCACACACCATATTCAATATGGTCGATTTCGGAGGCGACTCCCAGCAGTCGCTCATCGCTCTCATGGCCGCCATGGTGGCCATCATCGTGTGGGGCACCGTGGCCTGGTATTTCGGCATTCCCACCAGCCAAAGCCATTCGCTGATCGCCGGCCTCACGGGCGCGGCCATCGCGCTGCAGGGCAGCTTCGACGCCATCAACGGCGCGGAGTGGATCAAGGTGGTGTACGGCATTCTTTTGTCCACGCTGCTGGGCTTCTTTCTGGGTTGGCTGAACTCCAAGGCGCTTGGACGCGTCTGCCGCAACATGGATCGCAAGAAGACTTCGCGCTTCTTCCGTTGGGCTCAGGTGGCCTCGGGCGCGGGCGTGGCGTTCATGCACGGCGCGCAGGACGGCCAGAAATTCATGAGCATCTTCGTGCTGGCCATCACGTTGGCCACGGGCGTGGGGCAGGCCGATCAAATGATCCTGCCCATCTGGCTCATGTTCTTCTGCGCGCTCAACATGGGGTTGGGCACCGCCGTCGGCGGCGAGCGCATCATAAAAAGCGTCGGCCTGGATATGGTGAAGCTCGAGCCGTTCCAAGGATTCGCCGCCAGCGTGGCAACGTTTTTCTGCCTTATGCTCTCCACCTTCGCCGGCTTGCCGGTTTCCACGACGCACACGAATACGACCGCCATCATGGGCGTGGGCGCAGCGAAGCGGAAAAGCGCGGTGAAGTGGGGAATTGCAATCGATATGGTGAAAACGTGGGTGCTGACGTTTCCGGGGTGCGGTCTGCTCGGATTCGCGTTCGCCCACCTGTTCTTAATGTTCTCGTAA
- a CDS encoding DUF47 domain-containing protein: MGKRDKFDYFDAFEKQTEVAVQEAELLIEAIESFTEAEHLKEVMERAHELEHKGDEINHAIFKTVATDFITPIEREDIINMSQYLDNIIDYIEDVMQRFYMYDVHFIHHDALEFAHLIKKSCVALDKAMEDFRNFKKSKMFKQLIIDVNDYEEEADQLYMTVIRKLHTHDRENPMRVLVWSQIFDRMEKCCDSCEHAADTMNSILLKNV; this comes from the coding sequence GTGGGCAAGAGGGACAAGTTCGATTATTTCGATGCGTTCGAGAAACAGACGGAAGTTGCCGTTCAGGAAGCCGAGCTGCTGATCGAGGCCATCGAAAGCTTCACCGAGGCGGAGCATCTCAAAGAGGTCATGGAGCGCGCGCACGAGCTGGAGCACAAGGGCGACGAGATCAACCACGCCATCTTCAAGACGGTTGCTACCGATTTCATCACGCCTATCGAGCGCGAGGACATCATCAACATGTCCCAGTACCTCGACAACATCATCGACTACATCGAAGACGTCATGCAACGCTTCTACATGTACGACGTGCATTTCATCCATCATGATGCGCTGGAGTTCGCGCACCTCATCAAGAAGAGCTGCGTGGCGCTGGACAAGGCCATGGAGGATTTCCGCAATTTCAAGAAGTCCAAGATGTTCAAGCAGCTCATCATCGACGTGAACGATTACGAGGAAGAGGCCGATCAGCTGTACATGACGGTCATTCGCAAACTGCATACGCACGACCGCGAGAACCCCATGCGCGTGCTGGTGTGGTCGCAGATATTCGACCGCATGGAGAAGTGCTGCGACTCGTGCGAGCACGCCGCCGACACGATGAACTCCATCCTGCTGAAGAACGTGTAA
- a CDS encoding zinc dependent phospholipase C family protein, producing the protein MPALITHDFFGRDVYDRLYTFIGGSRDEADAFLLGNQGPDPLFYLVLSPQLRAHNRLGSTMHNKKPSELLTALKNSLGILNSAEREVGRAYALGFLCHYTLDSTMHPFVYFHEYRLCDAGVPGLTRADGSEVHGTIESELDELVLFEKRGETIATFNPSAEILNASNFTLHVISKMYAYVALTVYGEIVPADLFETAVKDFRVAQRVFYSPSGRKRALFGRVEELLRPFSFYKSMSHRPVALIESQFDNRARETWENPFTGDMSTASFWDLFGEALGKAQDNLFAFDEDGFDLAAARAITNERDFSGEPVVALVVSVEDGAADAQPQPADEA; encoded by the coding sequence ATGCCCGCACTCATCACCCACGACTTCTTCGGGCGCGACGTCTACGACCGCCTGTACACCTTCATAGGCGGCTCGCGCGACGAAGCCGACGCCTTCCTGTTGGGCAACCAAGGCCCCGACCCTCTGTTTTACCTGGTGCTCAGTCCGCAGTTGCGCGCGCACAACCGACTGGGCTCGACTATGCACAATAAAAAGCCCAGCGAGCTTCTAACCGCGCTCAAAAACTCCCTCGGCATCCTCAACAGCGCCGAGCGTGAAGTAGGTCGCGCCTATGCGTTGGGTTTCCTCTGCCACTACACGCTGGACTCCACGATGCACCCGTTCGTGTACTTCCACGAGTACCGGTTGTGCGACGCCGGCGTTCCAGGCCTGACGCGCGCCGACGGAAGCGAAGTGCACGGCACGATCGAGAGCGAACTGGACGAACTCGTTCTGTTTGAGAAGCGCGGCGAGACCATCGCCACGTTCAACCCCTCCGCCGAAATCCTCAACGCCAGCAACTTCACGCTGCACGTCATCTCGAAGATGTACGCCTACGTCGCCCTCACCGTGTACGGCGAGATCGTCCCCGCCGACCTGTTCGAGACGGCCGTCAAGGACTTCCGCGTGGCGCAGCGCGTGTTCTACTCGCCCTCCGGCCGCAAGCGCGCCCTCTTCGGGCGCGTCGAAGAACTGCTGCGCCCCTTCTCGTTCTACAAGTCGATGAGCCACCGCCCCGTCGCGCTTATCGAAAGCCAGTTCGACAACCGTGCCCGCGAGACGTGGGAGAACCCGTTCACGGGAGACATGAGCACCGCAAGCTTCTGGGATCTCTTCGGCGAGGCGCTGGGAAAAGCGCAAGACAACCTGTTCGCATTCGACGAGGACGGATTCGATCTCGCAGCAGCGCGCGCCATCACCAACGAGCGAGACTTCTCGGGCGAACCCGTTGTGGCGCTCGTGGTGTCGGTCGAGGACGGCGCTGCCGACGCGCAGCCGCAGCCCGCCGACGAAGCGTAA
- a CDS encoding nitrate/nitrite transporter produces the protein MRRRFQLPLQTADLIAGFMVWVILSSLLPYIKQDVYIPPDQIALVTAIPVVLGSVLRVPFGYCANLFGARAVFLASFIVLVVPVWFLSEATTYQGLLIGGTFLGIAGAVFSVGVTSLPKYYPKERHGFVNGVYGFGNMGTALTTWLAPVAAVAFGWRMAVKLYLVLLAAFIVLNFVLGDRDEPRVKTPVMEQLRAVWSDARLWFLSLFYFVTFGAFVALTVYLPNFLTSHYGMDGVSAGVATSVFIVAAAAIRVLGGWLGDRFDCYRLLALVFAGLAAGAAVLATAPGLPVYLAGIYLVSIACGIGNGVVFKLVPAYFTKQAGIANGIVAMMGGLGGFFPPLVLSASTLLFSTSVPGFAAFGAFALACLAISLVMRRKTRSS, from the coding sequence ATGAGAAGGCGCTTCCAGCTGCCCTTGCAGACCGCGGATCTGATCGCCGGATTCATGGTGTGGGTCATCCTGTCGTCGCTGCTTCCGTACATCAAGCAGGACGTCTATATCCCTCCCGACCAGATAGCCCTCGTCACCGCCATTCCCGTGGTGTTGGGATCGGTGCTGCGCGTACCCTTCGGCTACTGTGCGAACCTGTTCGGCGCTCGTGCCGTGTTCCTGGCCAGCTTCATCGTGCTCGTGGTGCCCGTATGGTTTTTGAGCGAGGCCACCACGTATCAGGGATTGCTCATAGGCGGGACGTTTCTGGGCATCGCCGGCGCAGTGTTCTCGGTGGGCGTCACCTCGCTGCCGAAGTACTACCCGAAGGAGCGCCACGGCTTCGTGAACGGGGTATACGGCTTCGGCAATATGGGAACGGCGCTGACCACCTGGTTGGCGCCCGTGGCCGCGGTTGCCTTCGGTTGGCGCATGGCCGTCAAGCTGTACCTCGTGCTGCTGGCGGCGTTCATCGTGCTGAACTTCGTGCTGGGCGATCGCGACGAACCGCGTGTGAAGACGCCGGTCATGGAGCAGCTGCGCGCCGTCTGGAGCGACGCGCGCCTGTGGTTCCTGTCGCTGTTCTACTTCGTGACATTCGGCGCTTTCGTAGCCTTGACCGTGTACCTGCCGAACTTTCTCACGTCGCACTACGGGATGGACGGCGTGTCGGCAGGCGTGGCCACCTCGGTGTTTATCGTGGCGGCGGCCGCCATCCGCGTGCTGGGCGGCTGGCTGGGCGACCGGTTCGACTGTTATCGGCTGCTGGCCCTCGTGTTCGCAGGCCTCGCCGCAGGCGCCGCGGTGCTGGCCACGGCACCGGGGCTGCCCGTGTACCTGGCGGGCATCTATCTGGTCAGCATCGCATGCGGCATCGGCAACGGCGTGGTGTTCAAGTTGGTGCCTGCGTACTTCACGAAGCAAGCCGGGATTGCCAACGGCATCGTGGCCATGATGGGCGGCCTGGGCGGCTTCTTTCCGCCGCTCGTGCTGTCGGCATCGACGCTGCTGTTCAGCACGAGCGTCCCCGGATTTGCCGCCTTCGGCGCCTTCGCCCTCGCCTGCCTGGCGATTTCGCTGGTCATGAGGAGGAAGACTCGGTCATCCTGA